In one Alphaproteobacteria bacterium genomic region, the following are encoded:
- a CDS encoding tail fiber protein has translation MEAFCGMIATFGFTFAPRDWAFCSGQSVAISQNPTLYSLISTFYGGNGRTDFKYPDLRARMAVGSASMGPPLGLTFSYPLGELYGSQIQRLNVNNLPSHDHVAVFTPTSSTMNMAVKASTDAATKRAPDTGDYLASQPQLGTFPDMYVDGNAVGASVSLGGVSASLGLAGEVSVGNTGNGTPFEIVNPLQAVNFCICEDGLYPSRN, from the coding sequence ATGGAAGCGTTTTGCGGCATGATCGCCACTTTCGGGTTTACCTTTGCCCCACGCGATTGGGCGTTCTGCAGCGGCCAGTCAGTGGCGATTTCACAGAATCCGACGCTCTATTCGCTGATCAGCACCTTTTATGGCGGCAACGGTCGAACAGATTTCAAATACCCAGATCTGAGGGCCCGCATGGCCGTCGGCTCTGCCTCCATGGGCCCCCCGCTGGGCCTAACTTTTTCCTATCCGTTGGGCGAGTTGTATGGGTCTCAGATACAGAGGCTCAATGTGAACAACCTGCCCAGTCACGATCATGTGGCGGTCTTCACGCCTACCAGCAGCACCATGAACATGGCCGTCAAGGCATCAACCGATGCGGCGACGAAGCGTGCCCCGGACACGGGTGATTATCTCGCCAGCCAGCCACAATTGGGCACTTTCCCGGATATGTATGTCGACGGCAACGCAGTTGGCGCCTCGGTTTCCCTCGGCGGAGTATCCGCATCTTTAGGACTGGCGGGGGAGGTGAGCGTCGGCAACACGGGCAACGGGACCCCTTTTGAGATCGTCAATCCCTTGCAGGCCGTCAATTTCTGCATCTGCGAGGACGGCCTCTATCCGTCTCGGAACTGA
- a CDS encoding DUF4347 domain-containing protein yields MNSPVRSASEATATAAMPLALEPRFMFDAAGAATGADAAQDAVAEAEAANQGASDGAVGDDAAAIADAIEGHVPSDGRKEVVIVDPSVASYQDLLSGMDPNVEIIILNEGATVSDVASALDGRNGIDAVHLISHGGVGSLNLGGETLSLDTLEANADALRTIGAALSVDGDLLLYGCNVGADGGGEAFLTALASATGADVAASSDATGAAALGGDWVLEAAVGDIESGIAVSAEGQAAFSSVLATMDFSSGVTDNGNTVDVLVSGVTATFSHSGVNIDVANGGGLAGSSGEVVFSNASNTNPFTVSFSSAVDITSLHLGRLSGQNSEVTISVTDGSGNTSVVVSGANYSSGSVVSLNWTGVTSFTIDHTDAGHAISPLVDNIIFSAANAAPSLGGTPADVTVTEDVATAIDLSAYNVSDSDGDTITLTLAVSAGTIASVDGNGTTSGVTVASSGSGSMTLQGTAANLNTYLNDTSKIRYTTASNSTASATLTVTPNDGTTDGTADTVTINVTSVNDNPGATGVPASVTVTEDTLSNVDLSAITFSDVDSASITVTLTASAGTFATPADGAGVGGGVTETLVSATTITLVGSPADISTYLDSPSSIQYTPASNVSGNAAATITVTANDGDGSGNVALGTVNVNVTAVNDNPTIAGLPASVTVTEDTQGNVDLSAATFADIDSASITVTLTASAGTFATPADGAGVGGGVTETLVNATTITLVGAPADISTYLDTASNIQYTPASNVSGNAAATITVTANDGDGSGNVALGTVNVNVTAVNDNPTGSVPATVTVTEDTLSNVDLSAASFADVDGDTITVTLTASAGTFATPADGAGVGGGVTETLVNATTITLVGAAADINTYLDTASNIRYTSASNASGNSAATITVTVNDGQGSGNVSAGTVQVNVTAVNDAPAFSGLDGTPAFTEGGSAVVLDSNVTLTDVELVALNGGNGNFAGASLVIVRNGGANAADAFSIVTGGNLSVAGSDISSGGNVIASFDTSSAGQVTITFQNNGTIPTTALVNEVMQAVRYSNTANDPAASVQLNWTFSDGNSGNSQGTGDNPGTASGSTTVSITNVNDAPTLTATGSNPTFTEDGGAQDLFNTVTGSTIEAADRISAMTMTVTNVSDGASEILAFDGTDVALTNGNSVVTATNGLTVNVSVTGSTATVSFTGATLSSAQFQTLVDSLTYRNASDNPTTSGNRVVTITGITDNGGTANGGSNSAAPNVQSTVSLTAVNDAPVIGNLAGDSTALQVGNVANIDNGGNVTVTNADSTNYNGGSLIISDTNANNTANGNFSVDGTNVTSGGDTTISAGETILVGGVNIGTVHATNDGQSGRTLQIDFNVNATNERVQALIQNLRWGAAAGSGAQTFTATLNDADGTANGGDQDTTANFTMTVGNLPAIANLNGDSVTFTEGGGAAVIDSGGDATVTDADNPANFGGGNLTVTVSANAVAAEDILTLNTAGTVALAGTTAGSNVSVGGTVIGTLANSIAAGNNLVVNLNSFATLARVQTLVQAIAYNNASDAPTTTTRTVSVTLTDNDGLTSATSSTSVSISAVNDAPVFTGLDGTPTVNEQTAVVLDSNATVADAELDALNGGAGNYSGATLTLSRNGGANAEDAFSNSGTLGALTQGGNLTVGGTTIGTVTTNSGGTLLLTFNSSATRALVNSAIQQITYTNTSDTPPANAQINYVFNDGNSGSQGSGGAGSDSDNSVTVTITPVNDAPTATGIPASVTVTEDVLSNIDLSAVSFADLDGNNLTVTLTASAGTFATPADGAAVGAGVTETLVNATTITLAGSAADIATYLDTATNIRYTTAANAAGNNVATISVAANDGTVNPTLGTIQVNSTAVNDAPSATGGPAAVTVTEDTLSNVDLSAITFSDVDGDSLTVTLTASAGTFATPADGAGVGAGVTETLVNATTMTLVGSAADISTYLDTATNIRYTTASNAAGNAVATITITASDGTVTPTIGTVNVNSTAVNDAPQIVGANNTVVFNPSGGTPVVLDGDMTVTDPELAAAGDFDGLSVTIVRSGGADANDLFNVKSSANVTKVGNNLQAGGNTIATLNTTTAGQLVITFDSGNGTTATAALVNEVVQNVTYATNAVAPTSPVTINITANDGALAGTTQTLTASLAPPPPADDFVPPPAPTPPPGPPPTAQLPLTPPPQPPADTPVRDAGNGGLNPNGPAQNDGRVGSAVTGGLGARSAIENTGTPVRVSVMGAGNGLVQNSGAGQPAGGTGGAVGSFSSAGGSGNVGGGAAGGLGSGGLGSNGLGGNGLGGGTEGGGFGSGINGLQDETDSNAPPSNSPGEGEGSGEQADAGPDDRDAASETRIAQSREAAQSDEGVPVGALVEPGFLGELLQAAGKGQTLDEIVTALDEYLPPAA; encoded by the coding sequence ATGAACTCACCCGTCCGTTCCGCGTCGGAGGCGACCGCTACGGCTGCGATGCCATTGGCGCTTGAGCCCCGTTTCATGTTTGACGCCGCGGGCGCCGCGACCGGCGCGGATGCCGCCCAGGATGCTGTTGCGGAAGCGGAAGCTGCCAACCAGGGGGCGTCGGATGGTGCGGTAGGGGACGATGCTGCCGCGATTGCCGATGCAATCGAAGGTCATGTGCCGTCCGACGGGCGAAAGGAAGTCGTCATCGTCGATCCTTCCGTCGCCTCCTATCAGGATTTGCTGTCGGGCATGGATCCGAATGTCGAGATCATCATCCTGAATGAGGGGGCGACGGTTTCGGATGTGGCGTCGGCCCTTGACGGACGAAATGGGATCGATGCTGTCCACCTGATCAGCCATGGCGGTGTCGGCTCCCTCAATCTGGGCGGGGAGACATTGTCTCTCGATACGCTGGAGGCGAATGCCGACGCATTGCGCACCATCGGCGCTGCGCTTTCCGTGGACGGCGACCTGCTGCTTTATGGCTGCAATGTCGGTGCGGATGGGGGCGGCGAGGCGTTCCTGACCGCACTCGCCAGTGCGACCGGCGCGGATGTTGCCGCATCGTCCGATGCAACAGGGGCCGCGGCGCTCGGCGGTGATTGGGTGCTTGAAGCGGCGGTCGGTGACATCGAAAGCGGGATTGCGGTTTCCGCTGAAGGGCAGGCGGCGTTCTCGTCGGTGCTGGCGACGATGGATTTTTCGTCCGGTGTGACAGATAACGGAAACACAGTGGATGTGCTGGTTTCCGGTGTCACCGCGACCTTTTCCCACTCGGGCGTGAATATCGACGTTGCCAATGGCGGCGGCCTTGCCGGATCGTCCGGCGAAGTCGTCTTCAGCAATGCCAGCAACACCAACCCGTTCACTGTTTCGTTCAGTAGCGCAGTCGACATCACGTCATTGCATCTCGGGCGCTTGTCCGGTCAGAACTCCGAAGTAACCATCAGTGTAACGGATGGCAGCGGGAACACGTCTGTCGTGGTTTCCGGTGCCAATTACTCCAGCGGCTCGGTCGTGTCCCTGAACTGGACGGGTGTGACGTCCTTTACCATCGATCACACCGATGCCGGACATGCGATTTCCCCGCTGGTGGACAACATCATCTTCAGCGCCGCGAACGCCGCGCCGTCGCTTGGGGGGACGCCGGCGGATGTGACGGTGACCGAAGACGTTGCGACGGCAATCGATCTGTCCGCCTACAATGTCTCCGACAGTGACGGCGATACGATTACGCTGACTCTTGCGGTCAGCGCCGGGACGATCGCGTCCGTCGACGGAAACGGTACGACTTCGGGGGTGACGGTCGCCAGTTCGGGAAGCGGTTCCATGACCTTGCAGGGCACCGCCGCCAATCTGAACACCTATCTGAACGATACCAGCAAGATCCGCTATACGACCGCATCGAACAGCACGGCTTCCGCGACCCTGACCGTGACGCCGAATGACGGGACAACCGACGGTACCGCGGACACGGTCACGATCAATGTTACATCGGTTAACGACAATCCGGGCGCGACGGGTGTGCCGGCTTCGGTGACCGTGACCGAGGACACGTTGAGCAATGTCGATCTGTCGGCGATCACTTTCTCCGATGTCGACAGCGCCTCGATCACCGTCACGCTGACGGCATCCGCCGGTACCTTCGCAACGCCGGCCGATGGTGCGGGCGTCGGCGGTGGCGTGACCGAGACCCTGGTGAGTGCGACCACGATCACGCTGGTCGGCTCTCCCGCGGATATCAGCACCTATCTGGATTCGCCTAGCAGCATCCAATACACGCCGGCGTCGAATGTCAGTGGCAATGCGGCGGCGACCATCACCGTCACTGCCAATGATGGCGACGGCTCAGGCAATGTCGCACTGGGCACGGTCAATGTGAACGTGACCGCCGTAAACGACAATCCGACGATTGCGGGCCTCCCGGCCTCTGTCACTGTGACGGAGGACACGCAGGGCAATGTTGATCTGTCCGCCGCGACTTTCGCCGATATCGACAGCGCCTCGATCACCGTCACACTGACGGCATCCGCCGGCACCTTCGCGACGCCGGCCGATGGTGCGGGCGTCGGGGGCGGCGTGACCGAAACCCTGGTGAACGCGACCACGATCACGCTGGTCGGCGCCCCTGCGGATATCAGCACCTATCTGGATACGGCAAGCAACATCCAGTATACGCCGGCGTCGAATGTCAGCGGCAATGCGGCGGCGACCATCACCGTCACCGCCAATGACGGCGACGGCTCGGGGAATGTCGCGCTGGGCACGGTCAATGTGAACGTGACCGCCGTAAACGACAATCCGACCGGCTCCGTGCCCGCCACGGTAACGGTTACGGAAGACACGCTGAGCAATGTCGATCTGTCCGCGGCCAGTTTTGCCGATGTCGACGGCGACACGATCACCGTCACCCTGACGGCCTCGGCCGGGACCTTCGCGACCCCGGCGGACGGGGCAGGTGTGGGCGGCGGGGTCACGGAGACCCTGGTGAATGCGACGACGATCACGCTGGTCGGCGCTGCGGCGGACATCAACACCTATCTCGATACCGCTTCCAACATCCGCTATACTTCGGCGTCCAATGCCAGTGGGAACAGTGCGGCGACCATCACGGTCACGGTGAATGACGGTCAGGGCAGCGGCAATGTCTCGGCCGGCACGGTGCAGGTCAATGTCACCGCCGTGAACGACGCCCCGGCATTCAGCGGTCTGGACGGCACCCCTGCCTTTACGGAAGGCGGCTCGGCGGTGGTTCTGGACAGCAATGTCACCCTGACCGATGTCGAACTCGTCGCGCTGAATGGCGGCAATGGCAATTTTGCCGGGGCAAGCCTGGTGATCGTGCGAAATGGCGGAGCGAATGCGGCCGACGCCTTTTCCATTGTCACTGGCGGGAATCTGAGCGTCGCTGGCAGCGACATCTCGTCGGGCGGCAATGTCATCGCCAGTTTCGATACATCGTCCGCCGGCCAAGTGACGATCACCTTCCAAAATAACGGTACGATCCCGACAACCGCGCTGGTCAACGAGGTGATGCAGGCGGTTCGCTATTCCAACACCGCGAACGATCCGGCCGCCTCGGTACAGCTGAACTGGACATTCTCCGACGGCAATAGCGGCAACAGCCAGGGAACCGGCGACAATCCGGGAACGGCCAGCGGGTCGACAACGGTTTCGATCACCAATGTCAACGACGCGCCGACCCTGACCGCAACCGGGAGCAATCCGACCTTTACTGAAGACGGCGGCGCCCAGGATCTGTTCAACACCGTCACGGGATCTACGATCGAAGCCGCAGACAGAATCAGCGCCATGACGATGACGGTCACCAATGTCTCGGACGGGGCGAGCGAGATTCTTGCCTTCGATGGTACGGACGTGGCGCTGACCAACGGGAATTCAGTCGTAACAGCGACAAACGGCCTGACCGTCAATGTGTCCGTGACCGGCAGTACGGCAACGGTCAGCTTCACCGGCGCGACCTTGAGTTCGGCGCAGTTCCAGACGCTGGTTGACAGCCTGACCTATCGGAATGCGTCCGACAATCCGACAACCAGCGGGAACCGGGTCGTTACCATTACCGGCATCACGGATAATGGCGGTACGGCGAATGGCGGCAGCAATTCGGCGGCACCCAATGTGCAGAGTACGGTTTCGCTGACGGCCGTGAATGACGCCCCTGTCATCGGTAATCTGGCAGGCGACAGCACGGCGCTGCAGGTCGGCAATGTCGCGAATATCGACAATGGCGGCAATGTCACGGTCACCAATGCGGATTCCACCAATTACAATGGCGGATCACTGATCATTTCGGATACCAACGCCAACAATACCGCGAATGGAAATTTCTCGGTCGACGGTACCAATGTCACATCCGGCGGCGATACTACGATTTCGGCGGGTGAAACGATCTTGGTGGGCGGGGTGAACATCGGAACGGTTCACGCCACAAATGATGGACAGAGCGGCCGGACGCTTCAGATAGATTTCAATGTCAATGCCACAAACGAACGTGTGCAGGCTCTGATACAGAATCTCCGCTGGGGTGCGGCGGCGGGCAGCGGCGCCCAGACCTTCACGGCAACGCTGAACGATGCGGACGGTACCGCGAATGGGGGCGATCAGGATACGACCGCCAATTTCACGATGACGGTGGGCAACTTGCCCGCGATCGCCAATCTCAACGGCGACAGCGTGACTTTCACCGAAGGCGGCGGCGCCGCGGTGATCGACAGCGGCGGCGACGCCACCGTGACCGATGCCGACAATCCAGCCAATTTCGGGGGCGGGAATCTTACGGTTACCGTCTCCGCCAACGCGGTCGCCGCGGAGGATATCCTGACCTTGAACACCGCCGGTACTGTTGCGCTGGCCGGTACCACGGCGGGGTCGAATGTCTCGGTCGGCGGAACCGTGATCGGTACCCTGGCAAACAGCATTGCGGCCGGGAACAACCTGGTCGTCAATCTCAACAGCTTTGCGACATTGGCGCGGGTTCAGACGCTGGTACAGGCTATTGCCTACAACAATGCCAGCGACGCGCCAACCACCACCACCCGAACCGTGTCGGTGACTTTGACCGACAATGACGGGCTGACGAGCGCAACCAGTTCCACGTCGGTTTCGATCTCCGCCGTCAACGACGCTCCAGTCTTTACCGGGCTTGATGGAACGCCGACGGTCAACGAGCAGACGGCGGTGGTGCTGGATTCCAATGCCACGGTCGCCGATGCGGAATTGGACGCCCTGAATGGCGGCGCCGGCAACTACAGCGGTGCGACACTGACATTGTCGCGCAATGGCGGAGCCAATGCGGAGGATGCGTTCTCAAATTCCGGGACACTGGGGGCGCTGACCCAGGGCGGTAACCTGACGGTCGGGGGCACGACGATCGGCACGGTGACGACGAATTCCGGCGGGACCCTGCTGCTGACCTTCAACAGCAGTGCCACGCGGGCACTGGTCAATAGCGCGATCCAGCAGATCACCTACACCAATACCAGTGACACGCCGCCCGCGAATGCGCAGATCAACTATGTGTTCAACGACGGGAACAGCGGCTCCCAGGGCAGCGGCGGTGCCGGATCGGACAGCGATAACTCGGTGACTGTGACGATCACGCCGGTCAATGATGCACCGACCGCGACCGGCATTCCGGCGTCGGTCACCGTAACGGAGGATGTTCTCAGCAATATCGACCTATCCGCTGTCAGTTTCGCAGATCTGGACGGCAACAATCTGACGGTGACGCTGACGGCTTCGGCCGGCACATTCGCAACGCCCGCGGACGGTGCTGCTGTCGGTGCCGGTGTTACGGAAACCCTGGTCAATGCGACGACCATAACGTTGGCCGGCAGCGCGGCGGACATTGCAACCTATCTCGATACGGCAACCAATATCCGTTACACGACGGCGGCGAATGCAGCAGGCAACAATGTCGCGACGATAAGCGTCGCGGCGAATGACGGTACGGTCAATCCGACCTTGGGTACGATCCAGGTGAATTCGACGGCGGTGAACGATGCGCCGTCGGCAACGGGGGGTCCGGCCGCGGTCACAGTGACCGAAGACACACTCAGCAATGTGGACCTGTCGGCTATCACGTTCTCCGATGTCGACGGCGACAGTCTGACGGTGACGCTAACGGCTTCGGCCGGCACTTTCGCGACGCCCGCGGACGGGGCGGGTGTCGGTGCCGGTGTTACGGAAACCCTGGTCAATGCAACGACCATGACGCTGGTCGGCAGTGCTGCGGATATCAGCACCTATCTCGATACTGCGACCAACATTCGCTACACGACGGCATCGAACGCGGCGGGCAATGCGGTGGCGACAATCACCATCACCGCCAGTGACGGCACGGTGACGCCGACCATCGGAACCGTGAACGTCAATTCGACGGCCGTGAACGATGCGCCTCAGATCGTCGGTGCAAACAATACCGTCGTCTTCAATCCGTCCGGCGGCACGCCGGTCGTGCTCGATGGTGATATGACGGTGACCGATCCCGAACTGGCGGCGGCCGGCGATTTTGACGGCCTCTCGGTCACGATTGTCCGGTCGGGGGGCGCGGATGCGAACGACCTCTTCAACGTCAAGAGCAGTGCAAATGTCACCAAGGTCGGCAACAATCTTCAGGCAGGCGGCAATACGATCGCGACCCTGAACACGACAACGGCCGGCCAGTTGGTCATCACCTTCGACAGCGGCAATGGAACGACCGCGACGGCCGCGCTGGTGAATGAGGTCGTGCAGAACGTGACCTATGCCACGAATGCGGTGGCTCCCACATCCCCGGTCACAATCAATATTACAGCGAATGACGGGGCGCTGGCCGGTACGACGCAGACTTTGACGGCATCCCTGGCGCCGCCACCGCCGGCAGACGATTTCGTGCCGCCGCCAGCGCCTACACCCCCGCCCGGCCCGCCGCCCACGGCGCAGCTGCCGCTGACCCCGCCGCCGCAGCCACCGGCCGATACACCCGTCCGAGATGCTGGAAATGGTGGGCTGAACCCAAATGGGCCGGCCCAGAATGACGGCCGCGTCGGCAGTGCCGTGACCGGTGGGCTTGGTGCACGGAGTGCTATCGAAAATACCGGAACGCCTGTCCGCGTTTCGGTCATGGGGGCCGGAAACGGATTGGTCCAGAATTCCGGCGCCGGACAGCCGGCCGGGGGCACAGGCGGGGCCGTAGGCAGCTTCAGCAGCGCCGGCGGTAGTGGCAACGTTGGAGGCGGTGCCGCCGGTGGTCTGGGAAGTGGTGGTCTGGGAAGTAACGGTCTGGGAGGTAATGGCCTGGGCGGTGGTACTGAGGGTGGAGGCTTCGGGTCCGGCATCAACGGGCTCCAGGATGAGACTGATTCCAACGCGCCGCCTTCGAACAGCCCGGGTGAAGGCGAAGGAAGCGGTGAGCAGGCCGATGCCGGGCCCGACGATCGGGATGCCGCATCCGAGACGCGGATTGCCCAGTCCAGGGAAGCGGCACAGAGTGACGAAGGCGTTCCGGTCGGGGCGCTGGTCGAACCGGGCTTCCTTGGCGAATTGCTGCAAGCCGCCGGGAAGGGGCAGACGCTGGACGAAATTGTAACAGCGTTGGATGAATATCTGCCGCCGGCCGCATAG
- a CDS encoding TolC family protein, protein MAGSLVLAGCSVDLKPFTPEENAARVESDLNALFADQERISGPIMLEEAIARALTYNLDHRLKLMERAVGVRELDVTRMSLLPTVAANAGYDARSHADTTFNEARTSTSTTSDKRVKTADLTISWNVLDFGIGYIRAKQQADMALIVEERRRQVIHNILQDTREAYWRAAAAERALRTFGPLMDRVRSALDDVEAQVDAQVNLMEGLVYKRTLLETLRQLEALRRDMQAARAELAVLMNVHPDSEFTISDAEGALPGHVVNFSFDAEELELAALRNRSELRSEAYQLRINREEARVAMLQMIPGLNFSAGINYTSDSYKANQRWYDASMALAWNVMSLFQGPANIELAETKQEMSKVRRLALSMAVIAQVNVAQLRFNSAKRDFELADDIATVQERIRTQVSNSQQASTGTGQEVIQADVLTALTELRRNLAYAELQAAFGRVVAASGADPQIQGVNESDGLMVLAGAVGRALQDWENGEFKAPARWTGDDGAS, encoded by the coding sequence TTGGCGGGCAGTCTTGTCCTGGCAGGTTGTTCCGTGGATCTAAAGCCCTTTACGCCGGAAGAAAATGCGGCGCGGGTTGAATCCGACCTGAACGCCCTGTTTGCCGATCAGGAGCGGATTTCGGGACCGATCATGCTGGAAGAAGCGATCGCGCGGGCCCTAACCTATAACCTCGACCATCGACTGAAACTGATGGAACGGGCGGTCGGGGTCCGGGAGCTTGACGTTACACGGATGAGTCTGTTGCCGACCGTCGCCGCCAATGCCGGATACGACGCCCGATCGCATGCCGATACCACATTCAATGAGGCGCGCACATCGACCTCCACCACGTCGGACAAGCGGGTCAAGACCGCTGATCTCACCATTTCCTGGAACGTGCTGGATTTCGGCATCGGCTATATCCGCGCGAAGCAACAGGCCGACATGGCGCTGATCGTCGAGGAACGGCGCCGCCAGGTCATTCACAACATCCTGCAGGACACGCGCGAGGCGTATTGGCGGGCGGCCGCGGCCGAGAGGGCGTTGAGAACCTTTGGCCCGCTGATGGACCGCGTTCGCTCTGCCCTGGACGATGTCGAAGCCCAGGTGGATGCCCAGGTCAACCTGATGGAGGGACTGGTCTACAAGCGAACCCTGCTAGAGACACTTCGCCAATTGGAAGCCCTGCGACGCGACATGCAGGCCGCACGCGCCGAATTGGCGGTCCTGATGAACGTCCATCCGGATTCGGAATTCACGATTTCCGACGCAGAAGGCGCATTGCCCGGCCATGTTGTGAATTTCAGTTTCGATGCCGAGGAACTCGAACTCGCGGCCCTGCGCAACCGATCCGAACTTCGGTCCGAAGCCTATCAGCTGCGGATCAATCGAGAGGAGGCCCGGGTCGCAATGCTGCAGATGATCCCGGGGCTGAATTTCAGCGCCGGCATCAATTATACATCCGACAGCTACAAGGCCAATCAGCGCTGGTACGACGCCAGCATGGCGCTGGCCTGGAACGTCATGAGTCTGTTTCAGGGACCCGCCAACATCGAACTGGCCGAGACCAAGCAGGAGATGTCCAAAGTGCGCCGGCTGGCGCTCAGCATGGCTGTGATCGCCCAGGTCAATGTCGCTCAACTGCGGTTCAACTCCGCCAAACGCGACTTTGAACTGGCCGACGATATTGCCACGGTGCAGGAGCGCATCCGGACGCAGGTTTCCAATTCCCAGCAGGCATCGACGGGGACCGGGCAGGAGGTCATTCAGGCCGACGTTCTGACCGCCCTGACGGAATTGCGGCGCAACCTGGCCTATGCCGAACTGCAGGCCGCTTTCGGACGCGTCGTTGCAGCGTCCGGTGCGGATCCGCAGATTCAGGGCGTGAACGAGAGCGACGGCCTGATGGTTCTTGCAGGCGCAGTCGGCAGGGCCCTTCAGGACTGGGAGAACGGTGAGTTCAAAGCACCGGCCCGCTGGACCGGAGACGACGGGGCGTCGTGA
- a CDS encoding HlyD family efflux transporter periplasmic adaptor subunit — protein sequence MARILPAAGMVAACLATVPPVWAQSASDAMSAVDAPQVRALVVSRDRAVLSAEIAARIADMPFRPGDAFDQGDRLVRFDCSRFVAQRDVAAGDVAAARKSLESVEKLRSLNAAGQLEVEIAAAQLSKAEAQQRLYQSDVNRCGIQAPYGGRIVAWHANPHEVANPGEDLIEIVRVGSLEIEMIVPSGWLSWLKPALPLTVAVDETGKRYDATITTIGAEVDPVSQTVAIRATFADSPDDLLPGMSGSAAFPESG from the coding sequence ATGGCCCGCATCCTTCCCGCGGCGGGTATGGTGGCGGCATGCCTGGCCACTGTTCCGCCTGTCTGGGCGCAGTCTGCTTCCGATGCGATGTCAGCGGTCGATGCCCCACAGGTGCGGGCGCTGGTCGTATCCCGCGATCGCGCCGTCCTGTCGGCCGAAATCGCCGCCAGGATTGCGGACATGCCGTTTCGGCCCGGCGATGCCTTCGATCAGGGGGATCGTCTGGTCCGGTTCGACTGCAGCCGTTTCGTGGCACAGCGCGATGTCGCGGCCGGTGACGTTGCGGCTGCCCGGAAGAGTCTGGAATCGGTGGAGAAGCTTCGTAGCCTGAATGCGGCCGGTCAGTTGGAGGTGGAAATCGCCGCTGCCCAATTGTCGAAGGCGGAGGCGCAGCAGCGCCTGTACCAGTCCGACGTCAATCGTTGCGGTATTCAGGCGCCCTATGGCGGACGGATCGTCGCCTGGCATGCCAATCCGCATGAAGTGGCCAATCCCGGAGAGGATCTGATCGAGATTGTTCGTGTCGGCAGCCTGGAAATTGAAATGATCGTTCCGTCGGGGTGGCTGTCCTGGTTGAAGCCGGCACTGCCCCTGACCGTTGCCGTGGACGAGACCGGCAAGCGCTATGACGCGACGATCACGACAATCGGAGCCGAAGTGGATCCGGTCAGCCAGACCGTGGCGATCCGTGCGACCTTTGCAGATTCGCCGGACGATCTGCTGCCGGGGATGAGTGGCAGCGCCGCCTTTCCCGAAAGCGGCTGA